The proteins below come from a single Burkholderiales bacterium genomic window:
- a CDS encoding toll/interleukin-1 receptor domain-containing protein → MADIFVSYASPDREVAFRIVSFLEEQGITCWVAPRDVPPGVEYGQAIIDGIGESRALVLILSDQSNDSQFVKKEVERAVSKTKPVLPVRIREVTPSGSLEFFISSAQWVDAFKSPMEQHLLPLVAAIKAIGNVDAAPVRSSALPPPKKKSNAPALAAAAVVIVAVAAGAWLFSKKSEAPVAPVATQPPAPAAPVATAPPAPAPAAPVATAPAAPPAAAPVPAATTPPAPVAKAPAAAPAAPVEAKAPATPKRTDVAFFIGSWCQPYQGQTIRYNVIRTGPDTVMTQVNHPFSSPWDTPPARIKVVKGGFEMSAVDKDKDSEVARFMIVDDATMKLVDEQGESVQGVVRTRCAPLQK, encoded by the coding sequence ATGGCCGATATCTTCGTGAGCTATGCGAGCCCCGACCGGGAGGTCGCGTTCCGCATCGTCTCCTTCCTCGAGGAGCAGGGGATCACGTGCTGGGTCGCGCCGCGGGACGTCCCGCCCGGCGTCGAATACGGCCAGGCGATCATCGACGGCATCGGCGAGAGCCGCGCCCTCGTGCTCATCCTCTCCGATCAGTCCAACGACTCGCAGTTCGTCAAGAAGGAAGTCGAGCGCGCAGTGAGCAAGACCAAGCCGGTGCTGCCGGTGCGCATCCGCGAGGTCACCCCTTCCGGCTCGCTCGAGTTCTTCATCTCCTCCGCGCAATGGGTCGACGCGTTCAAGTCGCCCATGGAACAGCATCTGCTGCCCTTGGTCGCGGCGATCAAGGCGATCGGTAACGTCGATGCCGCGCCGGTGCGCTCGTCCGCGCTGCCGCCGCCGAAAAAGAAATCGAACGCGCCCGCCCTCGCCGCGGCCGCCGTGGTGATCGTGGCGGTCGCCGCCGGCGCGTGGCTGTTCTCGAAGAAATCCGAAGCGCCGGTGGCGCCGGTCGCGACTCAGCCGCCCGCGCCGGCTGCGCCCGTCGCCACAGCCCCGCCCGCTCCCGCGCCTGCCGCACCGGTCGCAACCGCACCGGCCGCACCGCCCGCAGCGGCGCCGGTGCCCGCTGCCACGACCCCGCCTGCGCCGGTGGCGAAAGCTCCGGCCGCGGCACCTGCGGCCCCCGTGGAAGCGAAAGCGCCCGCGACGCCGAAGCGCACCGACGTCGCGTTCTTCATCGGCTCGTGGTGCCAGCCCTACCAGGGCCAGACGATCCGCTACAACGTGATCCGCACCGGCCCGGATACGGTGATGACGCAGGTCAACCATCCCTTCAGCTCGCCCTGGGACACCCCGCCGGCGCGCATCAAGGTCGTCAAGGGCGGCTTTGAGATGAGCGCGGTCGACAAGGACAAGGACTCGGAGGTCGCGCGTTTCATGATCGTCGACGATGCCACGATGAAGCTCGTCGACGAGCAGGGCGAATCGGTGCAGGGAGTCGTACGCACGCGCTGCGCGCCGCTGCAGAAGTAG